The nucleotide sequence ATGATCGCCGCACCCTTGCCCGCTTCCGCGGCGGGCGCGGCCGTGACGTTCTCGCCCGGCTCCGCGGATCCGGAGTACGCGACCTCCTTGCAGGTCAAGGGAACCGGATTCCAGTCCGTGCCGAAGGGGCACGGCGGCATCTATCTGCTGTTCGGCTGGGTCGCCGACGGCACGTGGCAGCCGAGTCAGGGTGGCGCGGCAGGCGAGACCTACCGGTACGTCAAAGACAAGGAAACCAAGGACAACAACGGCTTCCAGCGGTTCCTGGCCTTCCCCGGCAGCGACACCGGGTCCGCGGCCAACGGCGAGATCGCCGCGAATGGGACGTGGTCGGCGACGCTGGTGATCCCCGGCGCGCGGTTCAAGGCCGCCGACCGCACCGGGAAGGTCGTCGACGTCGACTGCCTCAAAGTCCGATGTGGACTTATCACGGTCGGCGCCCACGGCGTGGTCAACGCGAACAACGAGACCTTCACCCCGGTGACGTTCGCGGTGCCGAAGGCGCCGACGACCCAGGCCGCCGCTCCGCCGCCTCCTTCGTCTTCGCCGGTGCCACCGCCATCCTCCAGCGCGGCGCCGACTTCGACTTCGACGCCGATTGTGTCCACTGTGGAATCCACTGAACCCGTGCCGGTCGCCAAGCCCGCCGCGCAGAGCGGGGAACCCGGTTCGTGGTGGTGGATCGCCGTGGTGGCGGGTGTGGTGTTGATCGCCGTGCTCGCCGTCCCCCTGATCCGGGCCCGCAAGCGGACCCGCAACGCGGAAGGTGAATGAAGTGTCCTTGCGAAGATGGGGTGCCGTGCTGGCGGGCGTCGCGCTGGTGGGCGGAATCGCCGCCACCCCGGCGATCGCCGCCGATCCGTTCACGCCCAAGGTGACCGTGACGCCGAGCGCGGGCCTCGACCCGGCAGGTACGAAGATCGTCGTCAAGGGCACCGGTTTCGACCCGGCCGCCAACGACGGAAAGGGCTTCGGCCTGCGCGTGGGCCCGGCGAAGGCCGACGTCCGCGATCGGGCCGGTAAGGATTTCCAGGTCAGCCGCCTGATCAAGAAAGGCGCGGTCGGCAGCCAGATCCCGGTCGGCGACGACGGGAGCTGGGAATACACGGTCACCGTCAAGGCCGAGTACGTCGCGAGTGGCACGACCTACAGCGCGAAGACGCAGCCGTTCAGCGTTTTCGTCTTCGGCTGGGACACCCCGGCGCTCACGTGGGACAGCACGACGCCGTTGAAGTTCACCGGCCTCGGTGATCCCGGTCCGGGAGACACCGCGCCAGGCCTCGGCTGGGGACTCAAGCAGTCCTGGCGGTCCTACATCACCCGGGGCGGTGGCACGGTGACTCTATCGAACGGGGCGGCCTTGGACACCGCGGCGCCGAACGCCGAGCCGTACCCGTACACCTGGAAGTACGGATCGTCCACAGTGGATTCCGGAAGAGGAACGGTCTCGTACACCGGACAGGTCACGTACACCTTCGAAGCGCATACGATCTGGGACTTCACCGTCGCCGACCCGCGGATCACCTTTTCGGGCGACGGCACCGGGACACTCGCCGCAAAGGTCGGTTATGCCTTCTACGGGACCAAAACCGCGCCGGAGAAGGTGCGGGCACCGTCCGACGTCGTGCTGGCGGACCTCAAGCTGAAGGCTCCGGCACAGGCCGGGGACAACGTCTTCGCCGACATCGAGTCGGCGAAACTGACGGCCGAGGGTGCCGCGGCGTTCGCCGGCTTCTACAAGGCGGGGGACGCGCTCGACACGGGCCGGATCGTCTTCCCAGGCAAGAGCGGACCCGCTCCCACGTCGAGCGCGCCTACCAGTTCGGCTCCGCCCACGCCGACGACGACTTCTCCGGCGTGCGTGCTCACCCCGGAATCGGTGAAGCAGGGAAACCTGTTGTGGGGCTTCAAACAGAGCTTCCGCCGCTACGTCGGGACCGGTTCGGGCACGTCGATCACCGCTTCGGACGGTGTCGAGATCACCGACATCGACAAGATCGACGGGACGGGACCGCCGAGCGGGGCCTACCGGTGGGGCTTCGACAGCGCTCAGTACAAGTCGGCGGCGGAGTTCACGACGCAGTTCCGCGGCAAGGTGACGTTCGCTTACCCGGGGCACTCCTTCGTGTTGTCGATCGGGCGGCCGAAGGTGGTCGTGGCGCAGGGCAAGGGCAAGCTCTTCGCCGATGTGGAGCTGAAGACGACCAGCGGGGCGCCGTCTCCGCCGATCAACCAGCCGGGTGTCGAGCTCGCTTCGCTGGACCTCGCGGCGGCGAAGACCAGCGAGGGCGCGGGCGCGCTGAGCGTCGCCGGGATCAAGGTGACCTTGGGGAACGCGGAGGCGTTCGCGAAGTTCTACAAGGTCGGGGAGGCGCTCGACGAGGCGACGGTGACCCTGGGTGCTTCTTGCGCGAGCCTGCCCAGCGGCTCGGTGCCCGGTCCGGGCGGGGGTGCGGGGTCTGACGACCTGGTACCTGAGGTGAAGTACCGGCCGAACTCGGCGCTCGCGGCCACCGGAGTCGACGGCGGCGTCTGGCTGCTGTGGGGCTTGGTGCTGCTGGGTGCCGGCACCGGGCTGATGCTGGTAGTCAGGCGCAGGAGGGCGTAGGGCTCGTGAGTGGTAAGGACGGTTAGAACCGTCCTTACCACTCACGAGGTCAGGCGGCCCGGTACGCGTCCAGCTCGCTCGCCAGCTCGTCGAACACCGCGATGTTGCACTCGAAGGCCACGATGGCCTCGTCGATGAGCCGCGCGCGCTCATCCTCGGTCCACGGCGCCGAGTTCAGCTGCTCGCGGTAGTCGTCCCGGAACTTGGGCGCGCTGCCCAGCTGGTCGAAGTGGTAGAACAGCGAACCCGCGTCCGTCAGCTCGTACTTGCGCTCCAGTAGCCGCCGGATGACCTGCCCGCCGGCGATGTCGCCGAGGTAGCGCGTGTAGTGGTGGGCGACGAAGCCGCCGGACCAGTCCGACGCCTCGGCCACGCGCCGCGCGTAACGCTCCGTCGAGGGCAGCGGCCGGATGGTCTCGCGCCAGTCCGGGCCGACGAGGTGTTCGAGGTCGCGTTCGAGGCTCGGCAGCCGCCGCAACTCCTCGAAGACGAACTTGCCCGCCACGGGGTCTTTCGCCAGCTTGTCGGCGGCCTGCTCGATGGCCTGGTAGATGAAGTAGTACTGGATCGCCAGCCGGGTGTACCCGTCGCGCGTGAGCTCGCCGCCGAGCAGCGCGTTCATGTACTCGGAGTGGTTGGCCCGCTCGTGGGCGGGCAGGGTGGAGGCGCGCAGGGTCGCGGAGAACGGCCCGGATTCGACGTCGGTGGTCACCGGCATGGACAGAGCCTCCAAGCATCGATCTGACATGCTGTCAGAAAGAGCGTAAGGCACAACTGCGGGTTAGGCTACCCTTATTTACGGGTTTTCCGTCATCCCGACCGCTCTGAGCACGAAGCGGACGGCTCCCTCGATAGCGTCGTCCAGCCGTTCGGGTGGCACGTCGACCACCTGACGGCTGCCCAGCGCGGCGGTGATCATCGGGATCAGTACCTCGGGGTCTTCGTCCGGCACCCCCTCAGCGAGGATTTCGCGCAACTGGCCGGTGATGGGGTCGGCGTGCGCGCTGATCCGCCGGTACGCGGCGGGCGCCAGCGCCGACGCGAGCGCCGTCCCCGGCGGCAGGTGGTACTCGGCCAGCACCCGCAGCTGGAGCCGGACGAACGTCGAAAGCTTCTCGACCGGGGTGTCCGCGGTCGCGACGGCCGCCGTCAGCCGTTCGACGTACCGGGTCGCCTCGTCCTCGACGAAGGCCACCAGCAGGCTTTC is from Amycolatopsis lurida and encodes:
- a CDS encoding HtaA domain-containing protein, with product MSLRRWGAVLAGVALVGGIAATPAIAADPFTPKVTVTPSAGLDPAGTKIVVKGTGFDPAANDGKGFGLRVGPAKADVRDRAGKDFQVSRLIKKGAVGSQIPVGDDGSWEYTVTVKAEYVASGTTYSAKTQPFSVFVFGWDTPALTWDSTTPLKFTGLGDPGPGDTAPGLGWGLKQSWRSYITRGGGTVTLSNGAALDTAAPNAEPYPYTWKYGSSTVDSGRGTVSYTGQVTYTFEAHTIWDFTVADPRITFSGDGTGTLAAKVGYAFYGTKTAPEKVRAPSDVVLADLKLKAPAQAGDNVFADIESAKLTAEGAAAFAGFYKAGDALDTGRIVFPGKSGPAPTSSAPTSSAPPTPTTTSPACVLTPESVKQGNLLWGFKQSFRRYVGTGSGTSITASDGVEITDIDKIDGTGPPSGAYRWGFDSAQYKSAAEFTTQFRGKVTFAYPGHSFVLSIGRPKVVVAQGKGKLFADVELKTTSGAPSPPINQPGVELASLDLAAAKTSEGAGALSVAGIKVTLGNAEAFAKFYKVGEALDEATVTLGASCASLPSGSVPGPGGGAGSDDLVPEVKYRPNSALAATGVDGGVWLLWGLVLLGAGTGLMLVVRRRRA
- a CDS encoding heme oxygenase (biliverdin-producing), whose product is MPVTTDVESGPFSATLRASTLPAHERANHSEYMNALLGGELTRDGYTRLAIQYYFIYQAIEQAADKLAKDPVAGKFVFEELRRLPSLERDLEHLVGPDWRETIRPLPSTERYARRVAEASDWSGGFVAHHYTRYLGDIAGGQVIRRLLERKYELTDAGSLFYHFDQLGSAPKFRDDYREQLNSAPWTEDERARLIDEAIVAFECNIAVFDELASELDAYRAA
- a CDS encoding TetR/AcrR family transcriptional regulator, translating into MPKIIGRSLEEHRREVRSRVFDVLRGQLYERGFDAITLAGVAAEAGLGRTAMYNHFPDKESLLVAFVEDEATRYVERLTAAVATADTPVEKLSTFVRLQLRVLAEYHLPPGTALASALAPAAYRRISAHADPITGQLREILAEGVPDEDPEVLIPMITAALGSRQVVDVPPERLDDAIEGAVRFVLRAVGMTENP